One genomic region from Pseudoduganella dura encodes:
- a CDS encoding hybrid sensor histidine kinase/response regulator, giving the protein MNNVPNKECVKGLISGPAGNVTKLLIVDDLPENLRALNAIIRAEDRAVYQAMSGEEALTLLLEHDFALAILDVQMPGMDGFELAELMRGTDKTRHIPIVFVSAAGKELNYAFKGYETGAVDFLYKPLDPDAVRSKVSVFVDLHCQRMEIRRRVEEQHAMMNELRGAQEELHYALRMRDEFMSMVAHELRTPLNTLFLGTQMRRMQLERGNLEAFGKAALEKMVEGDGRQIQSMIRLIDDMLDVSRIRSGVLSIRPGSTELQAMLRRLTDDLGRQAQDAGVTFELEATEAVSGWWDEFRIEQVIVNLLTNALRYGGGKPVRIRLSGSEAEARVDVIDQGAGIDDAMQARIFLPYERGAGNGVPSGLGLGLYISRQLAEAHRGTLSVASRPGEGSVFTLVLPREAPPA; this is encoded by the coding sequence ATGAACAATGTGCCCAACAAGGAATGCGTCAAAGGATTGATCAGCGGTCCGGCGGGCAATGTGACGAAGCTGTTGATCGTCGACGACCTGCCGGAAAACCTGCGCGCGCTCAATGCCATCATCCGGGCCGAGGACCGGGCCGTGTACCAGGCGATGTCCGGCGAGGAGGCCCTGACGCTGCTGCTCGAACACGATTTCGCGCTGGCGATCCTGGACGTGCAGATGCCGGGCATGGACGGTTTCGAACTGGCCGAACTGATGCGCGGCACCGACAAGACACGCCATATTCCCATCGTGTTCGTCAGCGCGGCCGGCAAGGAACTCAATTACGCGTTCAAGGGCTATGAAACGGGCGCCGTCGATTTCCTCTACAAGCCGCTTGATCCCGATGCCGTGCGCAGCAAGGTCAGCGTGTTCGTCGACCTGCATTGCCAGCGCATGGAAATCCGCCGCCGCGTGGAGGAACAGCATGCGATGATGAACGAGCTGCGCGGCGCGCAGGAAGAACTGCACTACGCGCTGCGCATGCGCGACGAGTTCATGTCGATGGTGGCGCACGAGCTGCGCACGCCGCTGAACACGCTGTTCCTCGGCACCCAGATGCGCCGGATGCAGCTCGAACGGGGCAACCTGGAGGCGTTCGGCAAGGCCGCGCTGGAAAAGATGGTCGAAGGCGACGGCCGCCAGATCCAGTCGATGATCCGGCTGATCGACGACATGCTCGACGTGTCGCGCATCCGCAGCGGCGTGCTGTCGATCCGCCCGGGCTCGACCGAGCTGCAGGCCATGCTGCGCCGCCTCACGGACGATCTCGGGCGCCAGGCGCAGGATGCCGGCGTCACCTTCGAACTCGAGGCAACGGAGGCCGTGAGCGGCTGGTGGGACGAGTTCCGCATCGAACAGGTGATCGTCAACCTGCTGACCAACGCGCTGCGCTACGGCGGCGGCAAGCCGGTGCGGATCCGCCTGTCGGGCAGCGAAGCCGAAGCGCGCGTGGACGTGATCGACCAGGGCGCCGGGATCGACGACGCGATGCAGGCCCGCATCTTCCTGCCCTATGAACGTGGTGCCGGCAATGGCGTGCCTTCCGGGCTGGGCCTGGGGCTGTACATCTCGCGCCAGCTGGCCGAGGCGCACCGCGGCACGCTGTCGGTGGCCAGCAGGCCGGGGGAGGGATCGGTGTTCACGCTAGTACTGCCGCGGGAAGCCCCGCCGGCCTGA
- a CDS encoding DUF2244 domain-containing protein translates to MKRDWPTENGRREWVVQRNCSLTPRQTVLVWAALLVLSLAVGLFFTWQGAWYVLVFSVLEMAAITAAFVIYSRHATDCDRIVYEDGLLCVEKVRGGRTQLTQLDPYWLRIVSPRRRRDPIRLEARGVTVDVGLWLPDERRRALARELRKELIR, encoded by the coding sequence GTGAAACGCGATTGGCCAACGGAAAACGGCAGGCGGGAATGGGTGGTGCAGCGCAACTGTTCGCTGACGCCGCGGCAGACCGTGCTCGTGTGGGCCGCATTGCTGGTGCTCTCGCTGGCGGTCGGGCTGTTTTTCACATGGCAGGGCGCCTGGTACGTGCTGGTGTTTTCCGTGCTGGAAATGGCGGCCATCACCGCCGCATTCGTCATCTACAGCCGCCATGCCACCGACTGCGACCGCATCGTCTACGAGGATGGCCTGCTGTGCGTGGAAAAAGTGCGCGGCGGCCGCACGCAGCTCACGCAGCTCGACCCGTACTGGCTGCGCATCGTGTCCCCGCGGCGGCGGCGCGACCCGATCCGGCTCGAAGCGCGCGGCGTCACCGTCGACGTCGGCCTCTGGCTGCCGGATGAACGGCGGCGCGCGCTGGCGCGCGAACTGCGCAAGGAACTGATCCGCTAG
- a CDS encoding OmpW/AlkL family protein has translation MKRAVLAVIAITAGMLAGQVPAQSHDQGGNWLVRARAVHIDPADKSAPVGGSGASDRIGVENRTIPEVDISYFFTPNFAAELVLTYPQKHEVYLDGQAIGTFRHLPPSLLAQYHFMPDRTVSPYVGLGLNWTTFSKNKLLNGQGSLEHDSFGLAAQAGIDFRLDRNWSLNVDVKKVRIRSDVLIGGVKASKVEVDPVLFGIGVGYRF, from the coding sequence ATGAAACGAGCAGTATTGGCAGTCATCGCGATCACCGCCGGCATGCTGGCCGGCCAGGTTCCCGCACAATCGCACGATCAGGGCGGCAACTGGCTGGTGCGCGCCCGCGCGGTGCACATCGACCCGGCCGACAAATCCGCTCCGGTCGGCGGCAGCGGTGCATCGGACCGCATCGGCGTCGAGAACAGAACCATTCCCGAAGTCGACATCTCGTATTTCTTCACGCCGAACTTCGCCGCCGAACTCGTGCTCACGTACCCGCAGAAGCACGAAGTGTATCTCGACGGCCAGGCCATCGGCACCTTCAGGCACCTGCCGCCGAGCCTGTTGGCGCAGTACCACTTCATGCCGGACCGGACCGTGAGCCCGTACGTGGGCCTGGGCCTGAACTGGACCACGTTTTCGAAGAACAAGTTGTTGAATGGCCAGGGCAGCCTGGAGCACGACAGCTTCGGCCTCGCCGCGCAGGCCGGCATCGACTTCAGGCTGGACCGGAACTGGTCGCTGAACGTGGACGTGAAGAAGGTGCGGATCCGCAGCGATGTACTGATCGGCGGCGTGAAGGCCAGCAAGGTCGAGGTCGACCCGGTGTTGTTCGGCATCGGCGTGGGCTACCGTTTTTGA
- a CDS encoding chemotaxis protein CheB, which yields MDDASLALALAGRRISAVVIGASAGGVNALIEILPGLPREFPYPVVTVLHVMRSRQNQLVEVFQQRVALRVEEAVDKVEPRPGTLYFAPADYHLSIEEEGVFSLSLEPPVHFARPAIDITMETAANVYGPELVGILLTGANHDGAAGMAAIGAAGGLTVVQDPAEAQVGVMPKEAIRLRAPDLVLPLRDIRRLLQLSMENLQ from the coding sequence ATGGACGATGCTTCGCTCGCACTGGCCCTGGCGGGGCGCCGCATCTCCGCGGTCGTGATCGGCGCCTCCGCCGGCGGCGTGAACGCGCTGATCGAAATCCTGCCCGGGCTGCCGCGCGAGTTTCCGTACCCGGTCGTGACGGTGCTGCACGTGATGCGCAGCCGCCAGAACCAGCTGGTGGAAGTATTCCAGCAACGGGTGGCGCTGCGCGTCGAAGAAGCGGTGGACAAGGTGGAACCCAGGCCCGGCACGCTGTATTTCGCGCCGGCGGATTACCACCTGTCGATCGAGGAAGAAGGCGTTTTTTCGCTGAGCCTGGAACCGCCGGTGCACTTCGCCCGGCCGGCGATCGACATCACGATGGAAACGGCGGCCAATGTGTATGGTCCGGAGCTGGTGGGCATCCTGCTTACCGGCGCCAATCACGACGGGGCGGCGGGCATGGCCGCGATCGGTGCGGCGGGCGGCCTGACCGTGGTGCAGGACCCGGCCGAAGCGCAGGTGGGCGTCATGCCGAAAGAAGCGATCCGGCTGCGTGCGCCGGACCTGGTGCTGCCGCTGCGCGATATCCGCAGGCTGCTGCAACTGTCGATGGAGAACTTGCAATGA
- a CDS encoding CheR family methyltransferase produces MAPIRQVHSDTDIELKMLMEAIYLKYSYDFRDYTGASQKRRVMHSMREMGCETISQLQSRVLHEPAAFSELLQYLTIPVTEMFRDPTYYAALREHVMPVLSTYPSLKIWVAGCSTGEEVYSMAILLKEEGLLERSIIYATDINPQSLEKAKKGVFPLENMRAYTENYQASGGRQAFSDYYTAAYNAALFDRSLAENVTFADHSLATDAVFAETQFISCRNVMIYFNKKLQERALGLFHESLCHRGFLGLGSKESIDFSPYGPLFEPIVKRERLFRKL; encoded by the coding sequence ATGGCACCGATCCGGCAAGTGCACAGCGATACCGACATCGAGCTGAAAATGCTGATGGAGGCGATCTACCTGAAGTACAGTTACGACTTCCGCGACTATACTGGTGCGTCGCAGAAGCGGCGCGTGATGCATTCCATGCGCGAGATGGGTTGCGAGACGATTTCACAGTTGCAGTCGCGCGTGCTGCACGAGCCCGCCGCGTTTTCCGAGCTGCTGCAGTACCTGACGATTCCGGTCACCGAGATGTTCCGCGACCCCACGTATTACGCCGCGCTGCGCGAGCACGTGATGCCCGTGCTGTCCACGTATCCGTCGCTGAAGATCTGGGTGGCGGGCTGCAGCACCGGCGAGGAGGTGTATTCGATGGCGATCCTGCTGAAGGAAGAAGGGCTGCTGGAACGCAGCATCATCTACGCTACCGACATCAATCCGCAGTCGCTGGAAAAGGCCAAGAAAGGCGTGTTCCCGCTGGAGAACATGCGGGCCTACACGGAAAACTACCAGGCATCGGGCGGGCGGCAGGCCTTCTCGGACTATTACACGGCAGCGTACAATGCCGCGTTGTTCGACCGCTCGCTGGCCGAGAACGTGACGTTCGCGGACCATAGCCTGGCCACCGACGCCGTGTTTGCGGAAACGCAGTTCATCAGCTGCCGCAACGTGATGATTTACTTTAACAAGAAACTGCAGGAGCGCGCGCTGGGGTTGTTCCACGAGTCGCTGTGCCACCGTGGTTTCCTGGGCCTGGGCAGCAAGGAGAGCATCGACTTCTCCCCCTATGGCCCGCTGTTCGAGCCGATCGTCAAGCGCGAACGGCTGTTCAGGAAGCTGTAA